One genomic window of Anguilla anguilla isolate fAngAng1 chromosome 13, fAngAng1.pri, whole genome shotgun sequence includes the following:
- the LOC118210644 gene encoding rho-related GTP-binding protein RhoA-B-like isoform X2: protein MQVEPVTGVLLQVESVTGVLLQVESVTGVLLQVELALWDTAGQEDYDRLRPLSYPDTDVILMCFSIDSPDSLENIPEKWTPEVKHFCPNVPIILVGNKKDLRNDEHTRRELAKMKQEPVKQEEGRDMANRIAAFGYMECSAKTKDGVREVFEMATRAALQARRGKKSNKCLLL from the exons ATGCAGGTTGAGCCAGTCACAGGTGTGTTGTTGCAGGTGGAGTCAGTCACAGGTGTGTTGTTGCAG GTGGAATCAGTCACAGGTGTGTTGTTGCAGGTGGAGCTGGCTCTGTGGGACACGGCAGGTCAGGAGGACTATGACCGGCTTCGTCCTCTCTCCTACCCTGACACCGATGTCATCCTCATGTGCTTCTCCATCGACAGCCCAGACAGTTTGG AGAACATTCCAGAGAAGTGGACCCCTGAGGTGAAGCACTTCTGTCCCAATGTTCCCATAATCCTTGTGGGCAACAAGAAGGATCTCCGCAACGATGAACACACACGCCGGGAACTGGCGAAAATGAAACAG gAGCCAGTGAAGCAGGAGGAAGGGCGGGATATGGCCAATCGTATCGCAGCTTTCGGCTACATGGAGTgttcagcaaaaacaaaggatggAGTGAGGGAGGTGTTTGAAATGGCCACTAGGGCAGCGCTGCAGGCACGCAGAGGGAAGAAGAGCAACAAATGCCTCCTGCTGTAG
- the LOC118210644 gene encoding rho-related GTP-binding protein RhoA-B-like isoform X1, whose amino-acid sequence MQVEPVTGVLLQVESVTGVLLQVESVTGVLLQVESVTGVLLQVELALWDTAGQEDYDRLRPLSYPDTDVILMCFSIDSPDSLENIPEKWTPEVKHFCPNVPIILVGNKKDLRNDEHTRRELAKMKQEPVKQEEGRDMANRIAAFGYMECSAKTKDGVREVFEMATRAALQARRGKKSNKCLLL is encoded by the exons ATGCAGGTTGAGCCAGTCACAGGTGTGTTGTTGCAGGTGGAGTCAGTCACAGGTGTGTTGTTGCAGGTGGAGTCAGTCACAGGTGTGTTGTTGCAG GTGGAATCAGTCACAGGTGTGTTGTTGCAGGTGGAGCTGGCTCTGTGGGACACGGCAGGTCAGGAGGACTATGACCGGCTTCGTCCTCTCTCCTACCCTGACACCGATGTCATCCTCATGTGCTTCTCCATCGACAGCCCAGACAGTTTGG AGAACATTCCAGAGAAGTGGACCCCTGAGGTGAAGCACTTCTGTCCCAATGTTCCCATAATCCTTGTGGGCAACAAGAAGGATCTCCGCAACGATGAACACACACGCCGGGAACTGGCGAAAATGAAACAG gAGCCAGTGAAGCAGGAGGAAGGGCGGGATATGGCCAATCGTATCGCAGCTTTCGGCTACATGGAGTgttcagcaaaaacaaaggatggAGTGAGGGAGGTGTTTGAAATGGCCACTAGGGCAGCGCTGCAGGCACGCAGAGGGAAGAAGAGCAACAAATGCCTCCTGCTGTAG